From Synoicihabitans lomoniglobus, the proteins below share one genomic window:
- the erpA gene encoding iron-sulfur cluster insertion protein ErpA, with the protein MITLTERAARQIESMRAESASEGQLLRVLVETGGCSGFQYGMSFDEPKADDQTLESEGVSFVIDPASHAYLDGSNIDFDDGLQGKGFEIQNPNAQSTCGCGKSFN; encoded by the coding sequence GTGATCACCTTAACCGAGAGAGCTGCCCGACAGATTGAATCCATGCGCGCCGAATCCGCCTCCGAGGGGCAATTGCTCCGCGTGTTGGTGGAAACCGGGGGCTGTTCGGGCTTTCAGTATGGCATGTCGTTCGACGAGCCGAAGGCGGATGACCAGACCTTGGAGAGTGAAGGCGTTTCGTTTGTGATCGATCCAGCGAGCCACGCTTATCTTGACGGTTCCAACATCGACTTCGACGACGGCTTGCAGGGGAAGGGGTTTGAAATTCAAAACCCGAACGCCCAGAGCACGTGCGGTTGCGGCAAGTCGTTTAACTGA
- the ubiE gene encoding bifunctional demethylmenaquinone methyltransferase/2-methoxy-6-polyprenyl-1,4-benzoquinol methylase UbiE, which translates to MPDPQAVNSMFGRIAGRYDFANRLLSGGIDVWWRRRLIRNVAQYAPRDVLDLATGSGDVAFALADGLPAATQINGMDFCRPMLDEAEVKQTSRGGYANVSFNEGDGLNLPLADATFDAATISFGLRNMADRDRCLRELHRVLRPDGRLWVLEFSQPYRAFRPFYYFYLKHILPIIAGIVTGDKSAYDYLCGSIETFPDHDGIAAEMRAAGFASVEVQRLTGGIVALHGGHKAPIR; encoded by the coding sequence ATGCCTGATCCTCAAGCCGTCAATTCCATGTTCGGACGCATCGCCGGTCGCTATGACTTCGCGAATCGCCTGCTCAGCGGCGGCATTGATGTCTGGTGGCGTCGACGCCTGATCCGCAACGTCGCGCAATACGCGCCGCGCGACGTGCTCGATCTCGCCACCGGCAGCGGCGATGTGGCGTTTGCCCTCGCCGACGGTCTGCCCGCCGCGACGCAAATCAACGGCATGGATTTCTGCCGACCGATGCTCGACGAAGCGGAGGTCAAACAAACGAGTCGCGGCGGTTACGCCAACGTCTCGTTCAACGAGGGCGACGGTTTGAACCTGCCGCTGGCAGACGCCACGTTTGATGCCGCCACGATTTCATTCGGTCTGCGCAACATGGCCGATCGCGATCGTTGCCTGCGCGAACTTCACCGGGTGCTGCGACCGGACGGTCGCTTGTGGGTGCTGGAGTTTTCCCAACCCTACCGGGCGTTCCGCCCGTTCTATTATTTCTACCTGAAGCACATCCTGCCAATCATCGCGGGCATCGTGACCGGCGATAAAAGCGCCTATGACTACCTGTGTGGATCGATCGAAACGTTTCCCGATCACGACGGTATCGCGGCCGAGATGAGGGCAGCCGGATTCGCCTCGGTGGAGGTGCAGCGGCTCACCGGCGGCATCGTCGCGCTGCATGGCGGGCACAAGGCCCCGATCCGCTGA